In one Candidatus Methylacidithermus pantelleriae genomic region, the following are encoded:
- a CDS encoding NnrS family protein, translated as MTKDNRLDGTPPLPWNQWINLASKEPFRILFPLGIILGAAGVAVWPLFFLYGIVWAPPPISHPRILIEGFVGSFILGFLGTAMPRLLETPALSLWETGSIASALLTVGLFQFFGMPAWGDGLFATTLIFFLLRLASRFPSRRDNPPPSFLLVIFGILGAAAGAITLFLEEKGVISFPILYHLALLLLYQGLPLLPILGVIPFLLPRLSGMPNPEGHLEAGISAPFRGKLTQFTIATLLLLLASFLWEALGHPFAGGLLRVATVIAYLACVVRTPWQFLAGKKTTTSCAILALLLSIVGLFLSSSSVPFRIAWLHLFFLGGVSLLILTVGTRVILGHSGRVRLIAGRYPPLAQATAAVFGAVVFRLAADFVPSQRALLLSIASFLWLGALLRWTWDVLPKVQCPDLEA; from the coding sequence ATGACAAAAGACAATCGGCTTGACGGAACTCCACCTCTGCCTTGGAACCAGTGGATCAACCTAGCCAGCAAGGAACCCTTTCGGATCCTCTTCCCGCTGGGAATCATTCTCGGAGCTGCAGGCGTTGCGGTTTGGCCGCTTTTCTTTCTTTACGGGATCGTATGGGCACCTCCACCCATCAGCCATCCGAGGATCTTAATCGAGGGTTTTGTGGGCAGCTTCATCTTAGGGTTTCTAGGGACCGCCATGCCACGACTCCTAGAAACTCCTGCGTTATCCCTGTGGGAAACGGGATCGATTGCTTCGGCGCTCCTTACGGTTGGCCTCTTCCAGTTTTTCGGAATGCCTGCGTGGGGAGACGGGCTTTTTGCAACAACTCTCATTTTTTTCCTTCTTAGGCTAGCAAGCCGGTTCCCCAGCCGGCGCGACAATCCACCACCCAGTTTCCTTCTGGTGATTTTTGGCATCCTGGGCGCGGCAGCCGGAGCAATAACTTTATTTCTTGAAGAAAAGGGAGTCATTTCCTTTCCCATTCTCTATCACCTTGCGCTTCTTCTCCTCTACCAGGGGTTGCCTCTTTTGCCCATTCTTGGAGTCATTCCCTTCCTTCTGCCGCGGCTTTCAGGTATGCCGAACCCAGAGGGCCACCTTGAGGCTGGCATCTCAGCGCCCTTTCGGGGAAAATTAACACAATTCACTATTGCTACTCTCCTTCTACTTCTTGCCAGCTTTCTTTGGGAAGCGCTGGGACACCCATTCGCAGGGGGACTTCTCCGTGTCGCCACCGTGATTGCTTACCTTGCCTGTGTGGTCCGGACCCCTTGGCAATTTCTTGCCGGGAAAAAGACAACCACTAGCTGCGCCATTCTGGCGCTCCTTCTTTCCATTGTTGGGCTCTTTCTTAGTTCATCCAGCGTTCCCTTTCGTATTGCTTGGCTGCATCTTTTCTTCTTAGGAGGAGTCAGCCTCCTCATCCTGACCGTGGGAACCCGGGTAATCCTGGGCCACAGTGGCAGAGTCCGACTCATCGCAGGCCGGTACCCACCGCTTGCGCAGGCAACCGCAGCCGTTTTCGGCGCCGTTGTTTTCCGTCTTGCCGCAGACTTCGTTCCATCCCAGCGGGCTCTTCTCCTTTCCATAGCCTCTTTTTTATGGCTGGGAGCTCTTCTGAGATGGACCTGGGATGTCCTTCCCAAAGTGCAGTGCCCGGACCTCGAAGCCTAA
- a CDS encoding isochorismatase family protein — protein sequence MRGWTVDWRIDPSKTGVLIVDLQERLLPVIHDGPRIVKKAQDLLAIAKIFSLPVLITEQVPEKLGPTCEALRPFLDGCQVRSKFDFSCAGMLPADFPKTILVAGVETHVCVRQTVYDLRVAGKVPYVLADAVGSRHPLDHELALGEMRRDEVLVTSLEAVAWELVRSAKGPHFSKVLAILK from the coding sequence ATGCGAGGTTGGACGGTGGATTGGCGGATTGACCCTTCTAAGACTGGAGTCCTGATCGTGGATTTGCAGGAGCGTTTGCTCCCGGTGATTCACGACGGGCCAAGGATTGTGAAGAAAGCACAAGATCTTCTTGCCATCGCCAAAATCTTTTCGTTGCCAGTGCTGATTACCGAGCAGGTTCCTGAAAAACTTGGTCCTACCTGTGAAGCTCTTCGGCCGTTTCTGGATGGTTGCCAGGTTCGGTCTAAGTTTGACTTTTCCTGCGCAGGTATGTTGCCAGCGGATTTCCCGAAAACCATTCTGGTAGCCGGAGTGGAAACGCATGTGTGTGTCCGGCAAACAGTCTATGACCTTCGGGTGGCCGGAAAGGTCCCCTATGTGCTAGCGGATGCGGTAGGAAGTCGGCATCCCTTGGACCATGAGCTGGCCTTGGGGGAAATGAGAAGGGATGAGGTCTTGGTAACTTCTTTAGAAGCGGTTGCGTGGGAGCTGGTGCGTTCTGCTAAGGGGCCCCATTTTTCGAAAGTCTTGGCCATCCTCAAATAG
- the lysA gene encoding diaminopimelate decarboxylase has protein sequence MENGELWVEEVPVEELAERYGTPLYVYSARTVEEHYDRLVEAWKGLNPMILYAVKANSNRAILELLAARGSGFDLVSGGELFRVLRAGGDPQKCTFAGVGKTRREIQEALEAGVLALIVESEQELLRIEEVAGRLGCRAPVALRINPEVAPGTHPKIATAVKESKFGIPYSAALAVYERAASSPRLQIKGVQMHLGSQITRMEPFEEALDRMVPLVSELKRRYGISFFDLGGGFGVVYEEALASGKREWWEEQATPPATPRMLAERLEGKLASLDVRIFLEPGRLLVGNAGILVTEVQYVKELEGGKEIVIVDAGMNDLMRPALYGAFHEVVPLRDRGAGYKLLDVAGPICESGDFFARNRWLPALRQGDRIAIMTAGAYGFSMACQYNSRPRAAEVMVRGREVRVVRLRETYQDLVRGERGWQKEDARLDGGLAD, from the coding sequence ATGGAAAACGGGGAGCTCTGGGTGGAAGAGGTCCCTGTTGAAGAGCTAGCCGAGCGCTACGGTACCCCACTTTACGTTTACTCTGCTCGGACAGTCGAGGAGCACTATGACCGGCTGGTTGAGGCGTGGAAGGGGCTTAATCCTATGATTCTCTATGCGGTCAAAGCTAACTCGAACCGGGCCATTCTTGAGCTTCTCGCTGCGCGGGGCAGCGGTTTTGACTTGGTAAGTGGCGGGGAGCTTTTTCGTGTGTTGCGTGCGGGGGGCGATCCTCAAAAGTGCACCTTTGCCGGGGTGGGTAAGACTCGCCGGGAAATCCAGGAAGCGCTGGAGGCGGGGGTTTTGGCTTTGATCGTGGAGAGCGAGCAAGAGCTTTTACGGATTGAAGAAGTCGCCGGGAGGCTCGGTTGTCGAGCGCCTGTTGCCTTGCGGATCAACCCTGAAGTAGCGCCAGGGACACATCCGAAAATTGCGACCGCCGTTAAGGAAAGTAAGTTTGGTATTCCTTATTCGGCCGCTCTGGCTGTTTACGAACGTGCTGCGAGTAGTCCTCGGTTACAAATCAAGGGCGTTCAGATGCACTTGGGATCCCAAATTACTCGGATGGAGCCCTTTGAGGAAGCTCTGGATCGAATGGTGCCCTTGGTAAGCGAGCTTAAGCGGCGGTATGGGATTTCCTTTTTTGATCTTGGGGGTGGCTTTGGAGTAGTCTATGAGGAAGCATTGGCCAGCGGGAAACGGGAATGGTGGGAGGAGCAGGCCACGCCTCCAGCAACTCCACGGATGCTTGCCGAGCGGCTAGAAGGAAAGCTTGCCTCGCTGGATGTACGCATTTTTTTAGAGCCTGGACGGCTTCTGGTTGGCAATGCGGGGATTCTGGTAACGGAGGTGCAGTACGTAAAGGAGCTAGAGGGTGGAAAGGAGATTGTCATCGTAGATGCGGGTATGAATGATTTGATGCGGCCGGCGCTCTATGGAGCCTTCCACGAAGTGGTCCCCCTCCGTGACCGGGGGGCAGGGTACAAGCTTTTGGATGTAGCTGGTCCCATTTGCGAGAGCGGGGATTTTTTTGCTCGCAACCGCTGGTTACCTGCGTTACGCCAGGGGGATCGCATCGCGATTATGACAGCGGGAGCGTACGGTTTTTCCATGGCATGTCAGTACAATTCCCGGCCAAGAGCGGCAGAGGTTATGGTCAGGGGGCGAGAAGTGCGAGTGGTTCGTTTGCGCGAAACCTACCAAGACTTGGTCCGGGGAGAACGAGGCTGGCAAAAGGAAGATGCGAGGTTGGACGGTGGATTGGCGGATTGA